The following are encoded in a window of Ananas comosus cultivar F153 unplaced genomic scaffold, ASM154086v1, whole genome shotgun sequence genomic DNA:
- the LOC109705369 gene encoding cellulose synthase-like protein E6, whose product MDCDMYSNNSETIKDALCFFMDEDKGHEFAYVQLPQRFNNITKNDIYANCLRTEYEVEFHGLDGFGGPLYVGSGCFHRRESLCGKKYESNKAEMKYNKRNTRADASTLEEKAKSLITCTFEDNTEWGKEVGLKYGFPVEDVITGLSIQCRGWKSIYFNPPRVGFLGVAPVTLAQTLVQHKRWSEGNFQIFLSKYNPLLYGHKKIKLGLQLGYNIYFLWAPCSFPTIYYAIIPSFALLHAISLFPSVHSIWFAPFAYVIGVTTIHSLWESKKVGYTLKGWWNERRMWLFKRLASYPFAATDAFLKLLDVKKLAFIVTAKVADEEVSKRYEKEVMEFGSASLMFIILSAHAVFCLLCLLGGVKKLVLDGTGEMSSMLVQLTVTGAITLINMPIYQAMFLRVDGGCMPISVTIISVGLAMLACIIGTK is encoded by the exons ATGGATTGCGACATGTACTCAAACAATTCCGAAACTATAAAAGACGCATTGTGTTTCTTCATGGATGAGGACAAGGGCCATGAGTTTGCTTATGTTCAGCTGCCGCAACGTTTCAATAACATCACCAAGAATGACATTTATGCCAACTGCTTGAGAACTGAATATGAG GTGGAGTTTCATGGATTGGATGGATTTGGTGGGCCTCTATATGTGGGATCTGGTTGTTTTCATAGAAGAGAGAGTCTCTGTGGAAAGAAATATGAGTCTAATAAAGCAGAGATGAAATATAACAAAAGGAACACTAGAGCAGATGCATCAACTCTTGAAGAGAAAGCAAAGAGTCTCATAACCTGTACTTTTGAGGACAACACTGAATGGGGAAAGGAG GTGGGGCTGAAGTATGGGTTCCCGGTAGAGGATGTGATCACTGGCTTGTCAATCCAATGCAGGGGGTGGAAATCCATCTACTTCAACCCCCCAAGGGTGGGCTTCTTAGGGGTTGCCCCTGTGACACTGGCGCAAACCCTAGTTCAGCACAAAAGGTGGTCTGAGGGAAATTTCCAGATATTCTTGTCCAAGTATAACCCCTTACTCTATGGGCACAAGAAAATAAAGCTTGGGCTTCAACTTGGCTATAACATCTATTTCCTTTGGGCCCCTTGCTCCTTCCCAACAATTTATTATGCTATCATCCCCTCCTTCGCTCTCCTCCATGCCATCTCCTTATTCCCCAGT GTTCACAGCATTTGGTTTGCACCGTTTGCTTATGTTATTGGTGTAACAACTATACATAGCTTGTGGGAGTCCAAAAAGGTTGGATATACACTTAAAGGATGGTGGAACGAGCGAAGAATGTGGCTTTTCAAGAGATTGGCTTCTTACCCATTTGCTGCCACTGATGCCTTCCTGAAGCTACTCGACGTGAAGAAATTGGCATTTATTGTCACCGCTAAGGTGGCCGACGAGGAGGTCTCAAAGCGGTACGAGAAAGAAGTCATGGAGTTCGGATCGGCGTCTCTCATGTTCATCATTCTATCAGCGCATGCAGTGTTTTGCCTGCTTTGCCTTCTAGGGGGAGTTAAGAAGTTGGTGTTGGATGGAACTGGAGAGATGAGTTCCATGTTGGTGCAACTTACAGTAACTGGGGCTATCACCCTAATAAACATGCCCATCTATCAAGCCATGTTTTTAAGGGTTGATGGTGGATGCATGCCGATATCCGTCACTATTATATCGGTCGGATTGGCAATGCTAGCTTGTATAATAGGAACAAAGTAG